From a single Aythya fuligula isolate bAytFul2 chromosome 16, bAytFul2.pri, whole genome shotgun sequence genomic region:
- the PKIG gene encoding cAMP-dependent protein kinase inhibitor gamma, giving the protein MEVESSTYTDFISCDRAGRRNAVHDIQRDATTISMRKLTEDISDLTVEGADSEAPSTSSESDPEARPKEQENKPSP; this is encoded by the exons ATGGAGGTAGAGTCCAGCACATACACTGACTTTATTTCCTGCGATCGGGCTGGCCGGAGGAACGCTGTCCACGACATCCAGCGAGATGCAACCACCATCAGCATGCGCAAGCTGACCGAGGACATCAGTGACCTCACCGTTGAAGGGGCag ACAGCGAAGCACCTAGCACCTCTTCTGAGAGCGACCCTGAAGCACGACCAAAggagcaagaaaacaaaccctcTCCATGA
- the ADA gene encoding adenosine deaminase, with translation MEQGLRVFDGPKVELHIHLDGAIRPETILYFGKKRGIPLPGDTVDELLKHISYNTPLSLPEFLEKFNYYMPAIAGDREAVRRIAYELVETKAKEGVTYVEIRYSPHLLANCSVSPIPWGQAEGDLTPDEVVHLVNQGLQDGERDFHIKARSILCCMRHMPSWSPEVVELCKKYRNNSVVAIDLAGDESLKVEDTSGHKEAYEEAERCGIHRTVHAGEAGPPAMIKEAVYLLKTERIGHGYHVLEDPELYKELLRTKMHFEVCPWSSYLTGACLPDFRKHPAVQFRKDRANYSINTDDPLIFNSTIDTDYSITKDYMGFTEEDFKRVNINAAQSSFLPEKEKQELLNTLYEAYGMVSNAS, from the exons atggagcaggggctgcgggTCTTCGACGGGCCCAAG GTAGAACTTCACATCCACCTGGATGGAGCCATTAGACCAGAAACAATCCTATACTTTGGCAA gaaaagagGGATTCCTCTCCCCGGTGACACTGTGGATGAGCTCTTGAAGCACATCAGCTACAATACGCCGCTGTCACTTCCTGAGTTTCTAGAGAAATTTAATTACTACATGCCCGCCATCGC GGGGGACCGCGAGGCGGTGCGGAGGATTGCGTACGAGCTGGTGGAGACAAAAGCGAAGGAAGGTGTCACCTACGTGGAGATCCGCTACAGCCCTCACCTCCTGGCCAACTGCTCCGTCAGCCCCATCCCCTGGGGACAAGCTGA GGGAGACCTCACTCCGGATGAAGTTGTTCACCTCGTAAATCAGGGACTGCAGGATGGAGAAAGGGATTTCCACATCAAAGCCAGGTCTATTCTATGCTGCATGCGCCATATGCCAA GCTGGTCTCCGGAGGTGGTGGAGCTCTGCAAGAAGTATCGAAACAACTCTGTGGTGGCCATAGACCTGGCCGGGGACGAGTCGCTGAAGGTGGAGGATACCTCTGGCCATAAGGAGGCTTACGAG GAGGCCGAACGATGCGGCATTCATCGCACCGTCCACGCCGGGGAGGCTGGGCCGCCTGCCATGATCAAAGAG GCGGTGTATCTCCTGAAGACCGAGCGTATCGGCCATGGCTACCACGTACTGGAGGACCCTGAGCTCTACAAGGAGCTGCTGAGAACCAAGATGCACTTTGAG GTCTGCCCCTGGTCCAGTTATCTGACAGGAGCATGTCTGCCAGACTTCAGGAAACACCCAGCCGTGCA ATTTAGGAAGGATCGGGCTAACTATTCGATAAACACCGATGACCCCCTCATCTTCAATTCCACCATCGACACGGATTACAGCATAACGAAGGACTACATGGGCTTCACCGAGGAGGATTTCAAGAGAGTG AACATCAACGCAGCTCAGTCCAGCTTCTTACCcgagaaagaaaagcaggaactTCTCAATACGCTGTATGAAGCCTACGGGATGGTGTCCAACGCATCGTGA